The genomic interval TTACtgctggaggaggagctggTGTTGGACTTGGCTATAGTCCTTCATTTCCCTGATGTGTCGTCCTAAAACCAAAAGACTGCCTACAAATCTGTTCATAAATCCGGTTTAATTGATGCTCCCGCATGCACAAGATGGCAAAGAATGCTTTTTGTGCAGCGTGATCCATAGGACCCTCACTGACTGCATATAACAGCACCTCCAGATGCCCTCTCAACCCACACACCTTTGTCTCAGTAAGGTGTTCCTCTACGTGCTTTGACGGGTAAAGGAAGAGGGGGAAGAAAAAGCACAAAGTGAGCTGTACAACATAGCCTTATTAGCTAAAACAGCAATTTGGTATGAACAGGGGAAGCATGCAGGCAGGTCTACAAGCAGGATGGTGGTGTGGGATCAGGCAGACATTTAGCACAAAAGAGAAGAGACACACAGCACCGATACTTGTGTCTCTCCATGTCAAAACAACCTGTTCAACTCAAACACATGTGCTTGCCAAACAGCGTTACACTGAAGATAATCACATGTATTTTTTGTGAGGTAAGTATTAACGAAAACAGAGATTAGAATGAAATTTGTATagctttttatatttcatttcatcCCCCACCAGAAAGAAAGCCATGTCAAGATAACATCTGAATGGCAAGTGAAGAATTTCTGTAATCCTCCTGCAGTGTACAGGCAATGGAGAAAACCACCTCATTTAAGCTTGAGTGGCGGTTCCCTCTCTAGCCAGCGAACTCGTACTTTCTGTTTATAGTGATACTCCTTGAGGAAGTCCTGGAGAGCAGGGGGCAACGGCAGAGAACCTATACCATCATAAGTGGTCCAACGGCAAATGGCAGCTCGTGCCAGGTGCTGTAGGCCAAACGGAAAGGTCCGATGGAGAGGCGCTGTTAGCAGCGGCTCAAAAAACATGCAAGCGCTGGGGTCCTTGTAGTGCTCCAGCAGTCCTGTGACGGTGGAAGAATGGAAAACACAAGGGTCATGAGCGTCGAAACTGAAGTTGTGGTTCCACTGTTCGATGCGTGCGTGCAGGGACCTATTGTAACGGCGGAAGCTAACAGAAAAGAGGTAGTCCTCCTGGGCTGAGTCACGTAGCAGGAAGGTGCCCTCTGGCCGCCCATCCAACAGTGCCTCAGCTTCATAGCGGTCCATTACGCCCCAGTAACAGGGCAGAGCTGTAATCTCCAACAGGTCTGGCACCAGGCAGTGGATGTAGTCTATCTGAGTGTGAACCTTCCAGGGTCCAGGTTGCTGCCGGTTCAGATGACCATCGCCAGAGGCGTGCCTCTGTTTAGGCCTCCTGGCTTGAAGACATAGGGTGGTTGAATCCTCCTCAGAATCACAGTCTTGGGCTGATGCAGTAGCCCCTAACACCTGCCCACAGGTTCCTGATGATCCAGCACCCACAGAGCTACCGGCCCCACAGGCCCGTCCTTCCCCGGAGGCCTCTCCCATGCCAGGAGCCATCTTTGGTCCCAGTTTGTAGAGAGAGGCGCTTGGCACTGAGGCCTCCAAGGTGTGGATCTGTGCATTGGGTGGCGGGTCTACACCTTCCTCGATGCTAAGTCTGCGGCGCTCACGCAGAcgttcctcctcatcctcaggtGAGGGGTGGGCCGGGTCGAAGGCATCCAGAAGGGCAGTGGAGGAATGCGGACTGACTGGTGCCGTGTGCTGTTTGATCAAGTGCCACTTGTGAGCGAGGTCTGAACCTGGTGGGAAGGGGCAGGTCTCCAGCATGAGCTCCGTCAGGTGAATCTTTCGTTTGGAGGTGATGGAGTTCTTGGAGGAGCGCGAGTGTCTGCGCGCAGGCAGGGGTAAGCACAACCCAACCGTATCGCTTAGCCGCTGCCGCAAAGAACGAGCATTCAGGCTGCGTCCTCCAGAAACAGAGTCATTAATCTCCTGGATGGAGCTGATTCCATAACGTCTGTCTCTGCGATTTCCACTCCCCCTTAACCGCCCAGAACGCCGTTCAGTCTCCAAAGAGCTCTGGGTTTTGGTGGAACATGAGTGCTTTTTCTTGCCCCCCCATGGAGCATGACGGGAATAGGAGTCTCTCCGTGCCAGAGGAACACCCCCAGACCCCCCACGCACATCCTCAGTGTCTTTGTCAATGGTAATCTCTACAATCTGTGGTATATCTGACACACAGTTATGATGGCGGCGTCCTGTTGTGACTGCTGGCACTGGTAGGAGACCCCACGATGGGCTGGAGGCTCTCTGTCCTTGAGCCTCAGCTGAGCCACCTCCTTCACCGTGATCCACCACACAGTGGACAGCATCAGCCTCCACCTTGCTTTCACAGGGTCCTGAACTGTGAAAAAGTGTCTGGCATCTGCTCTTCAGGTTGCTCCACATGTTGCCAACTTTCTTCATTAATAGGAGCCCCTTGGACCTAATGAGAGGAGACAAAGCTGATTAACTCACAGTTAAGACATTTCACAATGACAAAGGTGTCTAGATTTAACAGAGGTACAAACCACATAAAAAGATCCTACATTTTACTTCCTTAGACTACTGTTTATCTAGTAATTAGACACGGTGAGAATGTAACAGGGCCAGAGTGTCTGAGACGTGGGTGAGTTTGAGCAGTTGGAACAGCAGAGTTAAGAGTTGCCAGGCAGACGTGCAGGGACACAAGGCCACAGCTATAATTGAACCTGGGATCTGCTCACAGCTGATCTGCTGGTATGTACTGTATTACAGAGCCAGTCTAGACCTGACCAAAAACTTTCcctgtaacagcagcagacagggtacatgcacacacacacacacaagcaatcATTTGCTATTGATTTATCACCTTGCTATAATTTAAAAGGGATTTGGAAGGAGTAGCACCAGATTGTGTTTGAATGACAACTCATTCAGTGAGTAAAATTCCCACAGGTAGCTGGCCGTCCTTACAGCATTTCCATAGTTTCAGAATGAGTTTATTTACTTAATGGATGTACCAGTGTACAGATCTGACTAGTAAACTCAAATAAATGTAGCAAAGGAATACTTGGGGGGGAAACTATATTAACACTAAacatcattaattaaaaagctttgcaaatattttcacaagTGTTAAGATTAATTgttcaggaaaataaattaaaacagtgtGGTCAATAGTTTTATTCTATGAGAGACATCAGAAGGATCCTTAAACTACAAAAATATCTAGCCATGGTCAACTAAGTGCAAGATATAAGTCACTATGACTTACAATGAATTAATTTCAAACATATAATCACATATATTACTGGATTTACCACTGATAATGTGatacagaaaaacatcactatTATAATAGTACCTTTAGTGTAATTGCTGTTGTAAATTCATAAACTGAACAGTTGTCATATCACAAGTTTCTTCCTTTTGTGATAGGTGCTTAAGGCTAAGCGCAATCTGACAAAGTAACACactaatgctttttttttttttttttaggtttgagGTTTTTAGAATCAACAAGCTCCAGAATTTGCAATTAGTCATATCTTTAAGATGAAAACTGACCACCAAACGTTATCCAACACCAAGTGATAATGCTCAATTTGATGACGCTGACAAAGCCACAGCAGCACTTCAATGATCAGGGattaattatgttgtttttcttaataaTATATCACAACAGTCCACATACAAATTAGGgttcttatttttaaagtttcagactattaaacagaaaggaaaaaaaaaaaaaaccatccaACTTTCTTTACAGCAGATTTTTTCATTTGACTTGCTGCAGAGCAGAAACAATTGAAGTCACTCAAATGGCAAATTATTTGCTTTGATGGTTCCTTTTACCCACACAGCAACAAAGTTACTGCTCACTTTAAACTGCAGTACATTTGTGGAAGACTTGGAGAAAACAGCAAGAAACTAAGTCAGATGTATAACCCCCCCCCCGCCCATTACATTTTGACCGGTTCCCACCCCACTTCCCTCTAAGCATCAGAGAAGCTTCAGCCTGTGCATGTGAACTGagatttttagtcattttaaatggaaGTACAGCTAAAATCATAACACTACGTCAATGGTGATATAATGTATAAAATCAGTGATTGCTGGTTAGGAAGTAACCAGTGGTCTTTTCAGTAGCCATTTTTAACTCATTGGAATATCTGGAATATCATTGGAATGCAGCTGcattaaaatacagaatatgAGAATGGCTTAAAATTATGAAGTAAACACGTAACATTTCACAGTACTATGAGCGACTTTAACAATCTCAAAGATGGATAAAAATTAAGCAACACAATAAATTTTCTGACTTCTGTCACATTCATTttgcacattcctggagtcaTCATTGTCCTGCAGATCCTGGGGCTGAGAAACTTcccatcacattttttttcccattttggAGCATCTTATTTCATCTGTGTTGTGCTTCACGCCAAAGCACGCTATCAACTGGAACTCGACAcattggctgttttgaatgtgcaccatggTTAATTAAGCAAAAACCCCCAAGgggacattatcggaggaagagaggaaaagaaaagagaaatggaCTGTGCAAAAATCCATATAGGCTTGACTTCTactagctggagagagctcagagaagagacaggatgcaagacggataGTGAATTAGCCATTGTTGGggaaaagtgcaaaaatctgtcaaaataCAGTAGTAGGGCTTAAAATGGATACCAATCTcgataattaaaattaaagggAAAATGACTGGACAGGACAGGAGGCAGTGTTGAGTTTTCTTACTACCCAAAATAGCAAAGCTTCTTTAAATGCACTCTAAAATGTGTATATTGAGCTTTAAACAACATAGTATttcttaattgtgatgaaaaccacctacactgttgttaaaatctgtaatataaaaaaaaaaggtttttttcaGGTCAAAACTGACTCAAAACACAcgctacagggtaaaaccaggtttgtTGTTCGAGAAGTAGAGGTAAACTTGGTGGTCTTCTACATCattagaaaattttaaaaacctcataGCCCCCTACCTCCAGATAGAAAAAAGGCAGGTCTTCACCTTGCAGGCATacaaaccacgcccaccaacgcatatgtaCGAATGTGAACTTATTTGAAGTATATTCACCAGTTTCAGACTTTTGGACTTTTACAGAATTTTTGAGAAAATTTTGCTGCAATAGGACGAATTTGTACTTATGAGGGGTGTAAAATGAACATCAGACTTGATTCTTTACATTCTGATCCTCATCCAGCGACAGGCAGCAGCTCAAATACTGGCAGCGGCAACTTTTAGTGGCACTTCCAGCAGCTGCCAGAGCCTGCCATGAGTCGCCACTGTTTTCCAGAGCCCGCCGAAGCACTGCCACAGACCAGCGCAACAGCACTAAGCACTTCAAAGACCCGTCTGTGGCATAGGTGCTTAGTGAATTTGTATCACCTTCCAGCTTGCTAGTGACCACTAATCTGCTGTCATGTAATaatttct from Melanotaenia boesemani isolate fMelBoe1 chromosome 16, fMelBoe1.pri, whole genome shotgun sequence carries:
- the socs5b gene encoding suppressor of cytokine signaling 5b, with the protein product MKKVGNMWSNLKSRCQTLFHSSGPCESKVEADAVHCVVDHGEGGGSAEAQGQRASSPSWGLLPVPAVTTGRRHHNCVSDIPQIVEITIDKDTEDVRGGSGGVPLARRDSYSRHAPWGGKKKHSCSTKTQSSLETERRSGRLRGSGNRRDRRYGISSIQEINDSVSGGRSLNARSLRQRLSDTVGLCLPLPARRHSRSSKNSITSKRKIHLTELMLETCPFPPGSDLAHKWHLIKQHTAPVSPHSSTALLDAFDPAHPSPEDEEERLRERRRLSIEEGVDPPPNAQIHTLEASVPSASLYKLGPKMAPGMGEASGEGRACGAGSSVGAGSSGTCGQVLGATASAQDCDSEEDSTTLCLQARRPKQRHASGDGHLNRQQPGPWKVHTQIDYIHCLVPDLLEITALPCYWGVMDRYEAEALLDGRPEGTFLLRDSAQEDYLFSVSFRRYNRSLHARIEQWNHNFSFDAHDPCVFHSSTVTGLLEHYKDPSACMFFEPLLTAPLHRTFPFGLQHLARAAICRWTTYDGIGSLPLPPALQDFLKEYHYKQKVRVRWLEREPPLKLK